The genomic segment ACTTTATATATACTCCATCCAATCGCAATACTAGAGAGGAGATTACCATCGAATAACATATTTATTACACGCTCCATTAGCTAGGTTTgatatatcaaatcaaatctattACCTTTACTATATTAATAAAGGAGACACATCTtacgagtaggtctcttgtgagacggtctcacgaatctttatatgtgagacgatttgtttaactctaccgatatttagcataaaaagtaatactttttcatggatgacccaaataagagatttgtctcacaaaatacgacccgtgagaccggactcacacaagtttttgtcacaTCTAATTAAAAAAAGACACCATATATGTTTAGCAAacataagaaattattatttatgcaacatattcaataaaaaaggaaaaattaaaatcgCTGAAATTTAATTGGGACAGCCTTTAGAGGTATGGTCTTTTGCAGAGTGAGTCCAAAACTCATTCATGTCCAGTTCTTCTGGTTTTAGTCCTCCATCAAGTTCCCAATCAAAGTTATGCACCAACGTAGCAATCATAAGGTGCACCATACGATTCGCCAGCGGCAAGCCGGGGCAAATTCTTCGACCAGCACCGAATGGAACGAGCTCAAAATGCTGGCCCTTGAAGTCCATTTCGCTTTCTAAAAACATTTCAGGGGTGAATAACTCAGGATCCAACCATGTACTAGAATCTCTCCCGATTGCCCACGCATTAATGAGAATTTTTGCATTTCTTGGGATGGTATAGCCATTGATTTCTGTATCTTCTATAGACTTGTGAGGTACCAACAAAGGGACAGTACGATGAAGCCTAAAAGTTTCTTTCACGATAGCTCTTAAGTATGGAAGTCTTGAAATGTCTGATTCTGCAACTTGTTCATTATTTCCAATTACTTCTCTTAATTCttttttgatttttagcattttatctGGATGCCTGAGTAACTCTGACATAGCCCATTCCACTGTGCTTGATGTTGTATCCGTGCCCTATTGCGAGATAAGTTCCTGAATTCAGAGAACCTTGCCGGATTGTTTACTGATCAAAAAATTGAGAGAATAGTTCTGGTACAGAGGTGTTTCTATATCCCTCAATTATCCTAACTAACCAAAGTAACTAACTAACTAGCTAATAATGAAATAACAACTTTATATAGTTAATATCCCCCCTCAAGATGTACTATAAATGTTTTTGATAGACATCTTGGAGAGTAAATGGGATAGAGTAGTGGAAGACAATGGCTTTGTAAACATGTCTGCGAGTTGAGACTCCGAACGAATGGGAAGCAGCTTAATGGAACCATCAAGAATTCTTGCTCGGACAAAATGGCAGTCAATCTCTATGTGCTTGGTTCTTTCATGGAACACGGGGTTATGGGCGATATGGATGGCCGATTGACTATCGCAAAACAAGGTGGCCGGGGAAGACGGAGATATGTGAAAGTCTCGAAGTAATTGAATGAGCCAAATAATTTCACTAGTAGTGCTAGCCAATGCTcgatattcagcttcagtggatGACCGGGAAATTGTGGCTTGTTTCTTGGCTTTGTAGGAGATCAAAGCATCACCAAGAAAGATGCAGAAGCCTGTGACAAATTTCCTGGTATCTGGACATGACGCCCAATCGGCATCAGAAAAGACGCGCAAGTGAGTGAGCGATGAGGCCGAGAAGAAAATGCCCTGACCCAGTGTTAACTTGAGGTAGCGTAAAAGATGATGTATAGCTTGTAAATGAGGTGTGCGTGGCTTAGACACGAATTGACTTAGCTTGTGAACCGCGAACACAATGTCCGGACGAGACAAAGTTAGATATAGAAGACGTCCAACGAGACTTCGATACTGGGAGATGTCTGCCAATGGTTCACCATCAGTGTTGTTTAGACGAAGGCGTGGTTCCATTGGAGTTGAAGTTGGCTTACTGGCTAGGAAACCAGCGTCTTCTAACAACTTAAGAGTGTAATGACGTTGGGATAGACAAATACCGTGCTGCGACCTTGCTATTTAAAGACCAAGAAAATATTTGAGGGAACCCAAATCTTTGAGTTTAAAGTGTCCCTGAAGATGAGTCTTTAAAGACTGAATAAGCCTAGGTGACGGCCCGGCAATGATAATATCATCGACATATACTAGCAAAGCAATGAAAGAATTTCCCGTGCCTTTGGTAAATAACGTATGATCTGATTGAGATTGAACGAAACCAGACTGGAGTAACACATGGGAAAACTTAGTGTACCATTGCCGAGAGGCTTGACGAAGACCATAAATGGACTTGTGAAGCTTACATACAAGTTTCTGTGATGAGTTTTTATGTGGCAAATTAGGAAGATAGCCAAGTGGTAACTCCATATAAACTTCTTCCAGTAAGTCCCCATTAAGGAATGCATTGTTGACGTCTAATTGAGCAAGATGCCATTGTTGACTGGAAGCAAGAGCTAACAGCACCTTGACGGTTGCCAACTTCGCCACTGGGGAAAATGTTTCAAAGAAATCAACACCCTCTTGTTGAGTATATCCTTTGGCCACTAGACGCGCCTTATGTCTATCAATCGATCCATTGGATGCATATTTAATTTTGTAAACCCAACGACATCCAATGACATGCTTGCCTGATGGTAGAGGAACAACTGACCACGTGTGATTAGCCTCCATGGCTGCAAGTTCATCTTTCATGGTAGCCTGTCATTGAGGAACATTTTTAGCTTGATGAAAAAATTCGGGTTCAAATTGGGAGGACACATTGAGTGTCAGATTTCGATATGAATGTGAAAGGGAATCATAGGAGATGTATGAGCTCAAAGGATAAGAAGACTTAGAGGTCAATGGGGCGTTTAACTTCAGCAGGTTACAATGAtaatcacgaagataggatggAGGATGAGTGTTTCGGGAAGATGTTCGATGAGATATGGAGCTGGTTTGAGGGGGAACTGTGATCGATGGTGAAGGAGCTGTGTTCAAATCAGTGGATTGTGGAGTAGCAACTGGAGCTGGAACATTATTATTAGGGCTTGGTGTGTCCAGTGAAAGCGGGAGAACAATATCAGGAAACAAATCAACCATAGGATTAGAAGACAAGAATGGAAATGTTGTTTCATGAAATATGACATCTCGGGAAATAAAAATCTCTTTAGTATTGATGTCCAAGAGCTTGTAACCTTTGACATTGGGAGGATAGCCCAAGAAAACACAGGCACGGGCTCTGGGTGAGAATTTGTCCCGATAGGCAGCTAAGGTGGAAGCAAAAGCGAGACATCCAAATATTCGCAATGATGAATAATCAAATGCCTTTTGATAAAGTAACTCATAAGGAGATTTGTGTTGAGTTGTAGGGGAAGGTACTCGGTTGATCAAATAAGCTGATGTTAGTACACAATCGCCCCAAAATTCAGCATCCACATGAGATTGAAAGAACAGGGCTCTAGCAACATTTAGAAGATGCTGGTGTTTTCTTTCGACTACTGAATTTTGTTGTGGTGTCTGTACACATGATAGCTGATGAATGATGCCTTTTTCCATGCATAAATCTGTGAAAGCAAGTTCCTTTGCATTGTCTGTACGAAAGGCTTTGATCTTCTTATGAAATTGAGTTTCAATCATAGTATAAAATCGAGAAACAATTCTATAAGCATCAGATTTTTGTTGAAGTAGAAACACCCACGTGAAACGAGTACAGTCATCTACCAAAATTAAGAAGTAACGTTGATTATGTTGGGTGGCAACTCTATATGGCCCCCAAACATCACAGTGTACAAGATCAAAAGAAGAGTCTGACATATTATGATGAGATAATGCTAATCTTTTCTGTTTAGCTAGTGGACAAATGAGGCACGACTTGCATTTGTCTAAGTTGACTCCACTGCATTGTAAACTGTCCTGCATGTTATGCATGACTGTGTCAGATGGATGGCCAAGCCGACTATGCCATGTCTCCATCGAAATTTGATTGATCAATATGTTCTGAAAATCCGAGCATGTATCCAAAACATATAGTCCTTCAACTTTCCTACCCTTGCCAATCATCCTCCTCGTTGTTACCTCCTGGATGATGAATGAATTATGATAAAAACTAATCATTGATCTATTTTTGGCAAGGAGAGAGCTGACAGATAGCAGATTAAACTTGAAGTTCGGTATAAACATAACATCTTCAAGAACCAATGAGGCACCAAGTTTAATACTGCCACAAAACTTGACATCAATAGTTGTGTGATTGGGCAAAGTAACCATGGAACTAGTGTCTGGTTGAAGTGAACTAAACAAAGACTCATATGCACAAATATGTCTGGATGCTCCggaatcaatgacccaacatgaCGGAGAAGATAAACCATTTGGAACATATGTGGATAAGCAAATACCTGTGGTACGAGTATTTTCTGTGTTAAAGGTGTTATGCTTGTCCCGTGACAAAATCTGTTGATCAAATATTGCCCTCAATTGGTCCAACTGTTCTTTATTGAAACCTTGAAGAGAGCTCTGAGATATATCACCACTGGTGTTAGTATGACTCGAGAAGTTCGGTATTTCAGAGAGTTGATTTGCATTTGCTGTCGTGTATCGAGTTGTGGTGTTTCCTCTAAGCTTAAAGCCTGGAGGATACCCATGTATCTTATAACACGTATCCACCGTATGACCGTGAACATTGCATTTGGTACAAAATGGCCTTTCCTTGTGAAATCTTGCTGACCCTCTGCCTTCATTACGTTTTACTGATTGATCAGTCTTCAAAGCAAATGCCATGTCTCTTGCAGAATTAGAAGCTGTGAATTGAGCACCAATTGCTCTCTGCCGTTCTTCTTGAACAACCAACGAGAAAACCCGATTCATGGGAGGAAGGGGATCAAACAGCAGAACTTGACTTCGAATTTGAGCAAAAGAATCATTGAGTCCCATAAGAAACGTCATGACATATTCCATTTGAATATGATTATCTATCTTCTTTACCCCTCCACAATTGCACCTACCGCAGTTACACATTGGACGAAAATTATTTAGTTCTTCCCATAGCGTTTTAAGCTTCGTGAAATATACACTTACACAGAGTTGTTCCTGACGCAAATTCACGAGATCGCGTCGTAATTGAAAGATTCTAGGACCATCACTTTGTTAGAATCTCTCCTTTAGATCGTCCCATATGTTTGCTGCAGATTCAGAGAAAAGAACACTTGCGGAAATTTCCTTTGATACTGAATTTAAGATCAAAGAAATCACGATATTGTTGTTTCTAATCCAGAAACTAAGTAGATTTGCATCAGTCTCCGACGGTTTCTCAATTGTTCCGTCCACAAAACCCAACTTGTTCTTGACGGAGAGAGCGATTCTCATGGCTCTACTCCAGGACGCGTAATTGTCTCCGATCAGTGATTGCGAGACCAAAATGAGCCCTGGGTTATCTGAGTGATGAAGAAAATATGGACTCATAGGATCATCAATGACAGCTTGACCACTTACTCGAGAGGATTCAGGTAAATTTCCAGGAGCCATGAGAGATATACGGCATAAGAATTACTGATGAGGAATTGAATGTAAATTGATTGTGATGCAGATCAAAGATTACCAAAGGCTGAGGATTACTGCAAACTAAAACGAAAATTGAAGCTCCGATCAACGTATCTCGCGcggaagctctgataccatattgcGAGAAAAGTTCCTGAATTCAGAGAACCTTGCCGGATTGTTTATTGATCAAAAAATTGAGAGAATAGTTCTGGTACAGAGGTGTTTCTATATCCCTCAATTATCCTAACTAACCAAAGTAACTAACTAACCAGCTAATAATGAAATAACAACTTTATATAGTTAATATGCCCGCAACAAATAAATCCTAGCATGACGCCCAAAAGTTAGTGAcgataaacaaatcaaatgtACCATAAACCTGATAGAGTGAACTAACCAGAAGTAGATGCTTGATGTCAAGAATGCTCAGTTCAGACTCATCTCTCTCGTTTATATCCAGCAAAGATTCTAACATGTCACTTTTCCTCGATATTCTTCCCCTCATTTCCAGCCGTTTTGCAATGATTTTCTCGAATATATCGAAACATCTCCTGAAATAAACAGTGTTCTTCCTCAAAATCTCCTGCGGACCCAACACTCTAAACACGGGAAAATAATCTGCAAGATTCGGCTTCCCAATATTCTCCATTATTCCCCACACCACTTCCTTGAATTCTTCACATGATGCCGAATCAAAAGCAGCAAATTCTTCGGAGAAAAGAGTGGCCGTCATCAGATTAAGCGACGTCGTAAATGCAGTTCTCTCGACATCCACAGCCTTGCCGTCGATGCAGCACCGATGCACATACTCGCACAGTTTCTGCAGCCTGTCTCTCCTCAAACCCTGGCTCGAATCAAGACTCGGCACCGAAAACATTTGTTCTCTACATATTTTGCGCAGCTTCCGCCACTGATTCTCGACCGGAATCCACACCAACGACAGCTTGTCGTGGTCCAGCGCTTGTAACCCGATGGGGTGGTTCCGGCTGGAGAAAACTTGATCGTGCTTTTGCAGGATGAGTTTGGCGATTCCGGGAGAGGAGACAACTACGGTTGTTAAGCTTCCGAGTTTCAGATGAATCAAGGGGCCGTATATTTGGGAGAGTTTCGCGAGCGATTGGTGGGGCTTTCGGCCGAGTTCGAGAATGTTTCCTATTATAGGATATGGTTTCGGCCCTGGAGGGAGTTTGCCTGCAGGTTTCCTGAATTTCGATTTCAGCATTTGAAGAATCCATGCCCAGACTGCAAAAGAGAAAAGGAGAATACTCAAGAATATTAAATCCATATTTCTGCTTCGGAGGAACCTTGAAAGATTGCCACCCCATTTATATAGAGAGACGTACATCTACTGTGACATTATCGCTAGGTTACATAGGGCAATCATCCATGTTTCAattctaattttatttttcagcatttattatatattatattatttttgtaatttcaAAAAGATTACATggatataaaatttaatattaactaTTTTATATGATGTGACCTGGTAAAAATGAGTGCGAGATACGTGGGCATTTTTCACCATGTTGGATTATGAGGAAGGATGAGAAATGAGAGCTTAGTGAGATGTTTTCAAACCAGAGATCTCCTTCTTTTTCCTAGAAAAATCAGTGATGACCTGTAAACACGAatataaccacgtgaatgggcgccggaggatGTCCGACGTGGTCGCTCGAATGCTAGAGTCAGCAAATGGGTGAGGAAAAATCCAAAGAGAGATGCTGTAAAAATGGTGTGGACAAGATATAATATATGTGAATGAATGAATCAAATTCGagcaaacctgatatttatagcaAGAAAGTCAATGATGACCTTGTTTTCAGTTCCAACTTATTGATAATGGCAAGACAGCTGGCTGCTCATACCCTTCTTTTTGACGACTTTTCTGACACGCCAAATCCATGTGATTCTGAcagtaataattatcaaaatatTTGTGCACTCAATTGCAGGTGCTACTATTGAGGTAACCCGAGTAGAAAGCTATCACCCTAGAATTTGCCTGGAAGCACGGGCTTCTGGTAGCTCGAGCTAGGTATATGACCGGCTGCTAGTAGCCCGGGGAGATGATGTCTCGGGCATATATTTGTCTGGTTATCTATCAGATTGATCCAAAACTTCTCATAACCTGATCCATGACTCATGATCATTTGATACCCATGAATCAAACCTCCCCGGGTATCAGCATTCTACATACATTGCGTCAAGGACCACGTCTAGACAAGGACCAACTTTATGTATTGTACAATGTCGACTTGGAATTTTGTTTCTTatattgatatttatatgttCCGTAAAAATACAAATTCATAAAAGGATAAACACACTTTGATTTTTCATACCTAAAAGTCTATTtgctaaaaaaatttattttatttcagaaTTTTTTCATAGATGTATGAATCAATTGGCTAaaagaaattataatttatgatactcacgggaaatttagggtccgctcCCAACAAGTGTCACTAGTGCAGACGCAGGGTTTTGAAattgtcctgagcctgaaatcacgaaaaagaccgttaaagggggccaggagggtgtcctggcgtagcccctccgacgctcaagtcagtgactgaggatatatagggggagcagctaagggtgctgctgaaaataatatagtgaatgaaatatcatacgctcaaacctggtatttataagagaatacctgggcccttgatgAGCCTGTCTTCTATTTGGGCTAGAGATAGGCCAGGGATAATGGACTCATCCATGGGATATCAATTTACTTCAATGATTATAGgagtttttcaaaattaaagtCAATGCATGAAACTGTAACAAATGAAAATCATCTTAAATAatcagatttaaaaaaaaaattcattatgatgaaattttttattttaaaataatatatatgtatatttattagcaataaacttaaaaattatttgactATATCATATTCGATTTTGTTAAGTCCGAAAAGGCGCGAGCAATTATTGGTCATGATGTAAAGTTGGCctctccattcttatttatttatttaattatgcgtatatattattatttatttatttgttgtgAACACCAAATTCCAAGATGATTGACTTGTTAGGCGACACCGCAGTAATGGCTACCGACGAAACTGGTACGGAGACAACAGCGTATAAAAAAGCATAACTATTTAGTTTTCCCGTACGTAATTGCAAAGATGTTCAATTTGTCTTAAATTTCTCTTCTATTAAATTTCGcgtgaattaaattttttaaaacgattttcttcttaaaaaaatcgtctaaataataataataataataatgattgtTAACATCCACTCGATATAACATATACtaacataataaaaaaacaaaaaaaaaacaaatcctTCTGAACCAGTCCAGATCACCTCAGACTTGCAAAATTTTGTATTATGTTGAGAAAACTTCCATTATTCTCGTGGTCCGGACTCGAATATTTCCCTTGTTCGCAACAGACCGACTGCCCTACTTAATTAAAACATGCTAATAATAATGCCCGTTTAAAATCCACATTattctttatttaaatataaaagaatAATTATCAGTTTAAATCGATTGAAACGTAACCAATTCGGGACCAAAGCTGTATATTCCAATTCCTTCTTCTATTGCAATTGGAATAGTCATTTATAAAACTatacaaaaatttatatgtcgattttgtgagacatgtttTCTATCTGCTCGatctatgaatttttttttatttttttcatcaaaattattatttttcattggtCAGATCGACTCATCTCACGAATATAGATACATGAGATTATTTTGGATGCTCAAGTAGAGTTTGG from the Primulina tabacum isolate GXHZ01 chromosome 8, ASM2559414v2, whole genome shotgun sequence genome contains:
- the LOC142553089 gene encoding LOW QUALITY PROTEIN: cytochrome P450 76T24-like (The sequence of the model RefSeq protein was modified relative to this genomic sequence to represent the inferred CDS: inserted 2 bases in 1 codon) yields the protein MYVSLYKWGGNLSRFLRSRNMDLIFLSILLFSFAVWAWILQMLKSKFRKPAGKLPPGPKPYPIIGNILELGRKPHQSLAKLSQIYGPLIHLKLGSLTTVVVSSPGIAKLILQKHDQVFSSRNHPIGLQALDHDKLSLVWIPVENQWRKLRKICREQMFSVPSLDSSQGLRRDRLQKLCEYVHRCCIDGKAVDVERTAFTTSLNLMTATLFSEEFAAFDSASCEEFKEVVWGIMENIGKPNLADYFPVFRVLGPQEILRKNTVYFRRCFDIFEKIIAKRLEMRGRISRKSDMLESLLDINERDESELSILDIKHLLLDLFVAGTDTTSSTVEWAMSELLRHPDKMLKIKKELREVIGNNEQVAESDISRLPYLRAIVKETFRLHRTVPLLVPHKSIEDTEINGYTIPRNAKILINAWAIGRDSSTWLDPELFTPEMFLESEMDFKGQHFELVPFGAGRRICPGLPLANRMVHLMIATLVHNFDWELDGGLKPEELDMNEFXGLTLQKTIPLKAVPIKFQRF